TGCAGCGAGTTTACCAGGGAGaccaccgtcgccggcgccaccgcggcggtcGTGGCAGGGGCCGTTGCGACGGGGACAGCGGTGAGGACCTCTTCGACACCCGCACAGAGGAGGGCCGTCGCCGCATCGCGCGGCTGAACGAGTTTCAGGCTCGTATTGCGGAGATGCGCCGGCGAGGCATCCGCGATGACCTGCCGCCATGGCAGGTCTATGAGAGTGGCAAGGGCGCTGGCACGGCTGGCCATAGCGGGTCCGCATCAACGAGCGGAGGTAGTGTCGGCGATGAACAGCAGGGACGTTATGGCAGCCCCGCCACCTACTCCGGTCCGCGCAACCCCCACCGCTTGGGTCTGCACTTCTTcaacgccaccgcagccagCTTGAGGGGAGTGCGTGACCTCTACCGTAGCCGACCACCCTTTCTGGGGATGGACTGCAGCTCCTACGACCGCCCACTCAGCGCCGCACGCGTCGCGCCGGAGATCAGTGCCAGTACGTATCTACGTCAGTACATCTTGATGAAAAGCTGCGCTCAGGGAAAGGCGATCGCCGACCGTGTCATGCGGTGGCCGCTCAggcagcttctcctcctgACTTGCCTCTCAGCtgcgatgacgatgatggcAGCGATTGTGGGATCGCGTCCTACGGGCCTGCAAAAGGGATGAGGAACCTCGCCGGTGTGTCGTggggcgaggcggcgcgtgAGCAAATGAATCGAGCGTGGACGGAGGCATGCAGTCGCACATCTGTGCTTTCAGTCTACCCACTGGAGGCGAACCAGCCGCGTAgcgagggggaaagggacgcacacacacccacacacaccaaagtCACGGTCACGGCAACCACAGGCGAGGATGttctggagcagctgcgggtggCTGGGTGAGCAGGCACGTCTGCGTGAGAGTGTGCCCATGCGATTGTGTTTAGTGTTCACATGGCTGAGGTGTAACAGAGGAGTGGgcgtagggggggggggctcagGTGGGAAAGCGTCAGGAGACGGGGTGTGGCACGTGGCCCCTagttccctcctctccaaaGATGGAGCGAGACACACGAGAGAGGCTGCAGCGGTAGAGAATTATATTTGTTCTTCtgtttcccccttccccttgcTCATGCCTTGTAGGAGTGAGGCTCTTTCGCTcgcccactctctctttcctctgctgcgcaGTGAGCTAATTCTTTCACGTGAGCTCTCCACTTACCCGCCGCACACcacccatccccccccccccccccgactgGCTGCCTTTTCCAGCTACCactgtcctcctcttctcccctcccccctcccccccctcctctctctccccttgtCTTGCGCTGAATCGCTTTCGCTGCTTTTCCATTGACTCACAAACACCCACcgagacacgcacgcgccactGCCCAGGACCGAGCACGAAAGGGGCATCGCAGAGAGCCGTCCGCAGTGCCCCAGGCCCACACAAATCCATGCGCAGGCCCAAGCGATCAGCGACTTCCTCCGTTATTCGCCTCTTACGAAGACACTGCGCTCGTGTTAGTAGCTGTGACAGTGGAGCAGGTGCGCTGTGTTCTTGTggcccccccttctcttttcagcCTCCGCGTGCGCACGACGCACAGGCCGAAACACAGATCTACAGACATTGTGTCCACACACTACaccagccgctgctcctgccccccttctcgtctCCAGGCCACGCCAACCACCTTCCATAGtactcctctcccttctctttctcagcATCACCCTCGCCATCGACGCCGCGACGCGGCCCCACGACGCACGCGTTTCTTCTCTCGGTGTTGCTCCATTTTCTCCATTCTTTTAGCTGCTGTTTGGTGGATCGGTGCACGTGAGCACGTCGTTTGTTTTTTCGCATCTCTGTCCGTCCGCTGCCgtggcccccctcccctcccctcccctcccctgtccgtctcctctcgctccGACGTATTGACACCATCGCAGACGCACATTATACCCAGCTGcccgctgttgccgccagTCCACTCTCCATCACTACCTCCTAGACACACCTACACAACCTATACACAACTACACAactacgcacacacacgttgaGGGACCACATACTCATGGAGTCCAACACGGCGGTGACGCCTCCACCAAGTGATACGGATGCTGCAGCTTTGAAAGGGGATGCTAGGGCAACAGCCACCCACCACGTCAACATGCAACGCAGCAACGGTGGCGTGAGTGCGCTGGCCCacgcaagcagcagccgcgtgcGGACTCTTGCATCTGCCAGCTCCTACTCGACCACCGCCCAGGCGGCAGCCATGTCGCCATCGTTACCCAAGTCGGGGGTTTCGTCCGCGACGAGTCACGTGAAGGCGGTGATGCTTCACGGTGTTACCCACCCCACCGCGCATCCCGTAGCTGAGGCGGAGCAGCCCAACCACAACTTCAGTTTCCAAGCCGGCGAGGAGCCAGCGAGGGCGAATGTTACGACctccgcagcgatgcacagTGACGCGCTGTGCCGCGGCAGCCCACAGCTGGAGTGTCACACTTTTGTCGACccgcacgcagacaccgtCGAGGCAGAGGCCAGTGCGCCCTGTCGGCTCCAggcgcgccaccaccatcactgtGGCCACTACCATTGCGGTCATAGTGATGCGCACCGTAGCCGCCCGGCAAGCGTGGGGAAAGGggcggcagccacagccaccactaccactgctgctgcatcagctACTAACACGCACCTGTGTGTTTCCTCTCAAGACCTGCCCCTGATTCACCACTCCAACAcgagcgacggcagcggtagTCGCGGCACCAGCTGCTCTTctagcggcagcagcggccgccacAGCACTCGCAGCTACGATAACCTCACAGTAAGTTGCGCCTCGGCTGCGAGCTTCATGGGCTCCCAGACCCCAGTTAACTTCATTAACACGGCGTACCACAGGTGGTTTTCTCCGGAGCTGTTGTGCCTGGGTTGCGAGGCCATCGTGGAGCGCATCGTCGGCCAGCGGCCGCGTCCGTACCACAGGTGGGTGTGGCGCAAAGCAAAAGACTACCAGGAGCTGCACGCGTTGAATGTTCACAAGAACAACGCGTATCAGAAcccggcggccgccgctgatcACCCTGTAGTAGTGGAGGCTATGACAGGGtgtgtggcggcggtgcacccGGACACAGCCTTCAAGGCATCGCCGACCGCCTCATCGACGCTGTCGCCCGGTGGCGCAGCCGGTGGTGTCTCCCAGGGCACAAGGAGGGCGTCCTTGAAAGTGCCACTGCCGACTGTGCTGTCGGACTCCTCTTCGAGCCCAGTCGCCGGCGTCGTCGGTCTCACGGACGCTGGGGAACGCGTGAGCAACTCTGGGAGGTGCGCCACGGCGGACAGTTCGGCTCCAAGCTGGgccacggcagcaacgccgccgacCAAGTCCCCTTCCGGCCTGAATCACTTGCCGTCGACCGGCAGCACCGAGAACGCGGCTGGCGGCTCGGAGTTGTtgcacacctcctccactgaGAAGGATATGCCCTTTGGGGTGATGAGTCAGCTCTCCGTGTACACCATCCCGACATCACAGCAGGGGCCTCAGTACTTCAAGACCACCACCGAGGACGGCACCAAAACTCTGGTCATCGTCATGATGGGCCTGCCTGCCCGCGGCAAGACGTTCTTAGCGCAGAAGATCTGCCGGCTGCTGGGCTGGCATGGGAGTCGCGCGAAGGTGCAGAACATTCAAGTAGCGTGGCGCCGCATGCTGCTAGACTGGGAGGCAGCGCACCCGGAGCGGGTGACGTGCAGCTCAAGCGGAGAGGCACCGGTGGGGCAGGAGGCAAGTGCGTCCGCTGCGGAAGCGCGCATCGGCGACGAGGTGCCATCTTGCGAGCGAGGAGCCTCGCATGGAATTCCGCGACCTACAGGAGCGGCAGGTGAAGAGGGGACTATCACGGCCTCTTTGCCAGCCACTGCGACGGTGGTTCCGGTGCAGCCCGCCTTCACTCGCTCAGACCGGCTAGCGGGGCGCCACTCGACGCAAAGTGATGTGACTCGGAACGTGCCCAGCGTCGTGACGGGGTCGCTTAACGCGTCCCTGCGGCGCGCTACGGCTACAAATATAAGCAGCGTGCCCACGTTGGCGTCAACCTTCACTCCTGCGGCGACGAAGACGGCCACGGCAACCACCACCTACACGAATGCCACTACTGCAGCGAAGTCCAGCCCCAGTTGCAGCCTCTCCGAcattggcgctgctgcgggacAGCGGTCGTCCGTAAAcaccccctttctctgcctcgACCGCAACACACCATCCGTGTGCCCTTCCATGCAGGCGCACACGGCTGCCTTGCTCGAGGACAGCACCGCGACACCCCTGCcagcctctgccgctgcctcttctctaCTGTCAGGGACGCACttccccgccaccaccgtagCAAATGTCACCGAGAAACGTTCACGTGGTTCGGTTACGCGGCACTCGCCGACCGCCGACACGCCACCAGAGACGacgagcgacggcggcgcgccgaGACTCGAGGCTTCAGCAGGGATAGCACCGCACATAACCCGATGCGTCGACAACTccccgctgccggcggaggtgctgcgcacgcgGCACTTCAGGGAGCTCATCGAGCAGCCCACGAGTGTCGCTCGTCGCCTGTATCGCTACGTCCTGCAAAGCTTCGCCGAAGACTGCCGTCTCTTCTTCCAGCACGGCGGCGAGGTGGTTGTGGTGAACGACGACTTCATtacggaggagctgcggcaggaggcggagaggctgTTCCGCCCACTGGCGGCGCAGTTTTTCTACATAGAGGTAATCCGTGACGCCGAGGAGGACCCGCTCGACCTTGTGCGATGCAAGGCTCGAGACCCGGTGGAGTACCCGCTCAGCGACATCAACCCCGGATCGGCTGCCGACGACTTACACGAGCGACTGGCATTCTTGGAGAGCGTGTACGAGacgctgaaggaggcgccCCAGATGAAGTCAAACGCGCGCCAGACGCCAACCACATCCGCTGCTGGGGCTGCGGCGACCGCGACGGAGGTGGCGACAGGGGCAAGCGTCAATACCGCAGATGGCCACAGTGCCAAGACGCAGGACGAGGGTGAGACGGCGATTGCCTGCTCGCCCACGACGTTATCGCAGTCaaagcaccaccagcagcagttggcgccgccgcgcagctaCGTGAAGATTATGAACTCGAACACGATTGAGACACAAGGCGTCTCTGGTTATCTGGCGAGCCGCATAATCTCGTACGTCATGAGCCTGTCACAGGTGAAGATTCAGCATCCCATCTACTTTGTGCTCCATGGCGAGAGTCTCTACAACGTGGAGGGTCGCATCGGTGGCAACCCGTCGCTCACGGAGCAGGGCATGCTGGacgctgtggcgctgctcgagtTCCTTGGCTCGCTGAAGCGCCGCCTCGAGCACGTAGACCGTGAGCAGTACGTGCATAATCAAAAACAAGAACACCACTCTAGAGCAGTCGGTGACAgcgagagctgcagctcgGCAACTGCCGCTTTTTCTCCGAACATGGTGGGTACGCTGGAGATGTGGACAagtcagctgcagcgcgccatcCAGACTACCGAACTCAGTGAGCGCTTGCTGAACATCCGCACgctgcgctggagcagcCTGAACGAGATCCACGCCGGCGTGTGTGAGGACATGACGTACGCtgaggtgaaggagcgctACCCACTTATCGACTACTTCCGCAGGCGCAACAAGTATAGCTTCCGGTACCCTGAGGGCGAGAGCTACCAGGACCTCGTCATTCGACTGGAGCCTGTCATCATGGAGCTAGAGAACGCCGACAAGGTCGTTGTCGTTGTGGCTCACCAGGCAGTTCTGCGCTGCCTGCTTGCCTACTTtggcagcacctcggcggAGAGCAGCATCGGCGTCGAGGTGCCGCATCGCACGGTTTGGCGCTGCACGTATGACTCAAAGGGGATTGCCAGCCTGGACGAGTTGAAGCTGGACAACTATGAGGTGGGCCTCCACCTTCCGAAAGGAAAGGGCTCACAGGTGGAGTCGGCCACAAACCCCTCGAGCCCCTGAGACAGCAGTGATCAATGGAGCTCCCTGGCTTCCCTCTGCACAGccctccgctgccactgAAGTAAGGCAcgaggcagcaccgccggcgaTCCAGGGCCGCGTAAGATGGCCGCGTATCCTGAAGCTGTGGAGAAACAACAAAACGAAAGCCGACAAAGGGAAGACGCGTTGAGTGTATCGCCCGGTttgtcctcccccctccctcccttcctccccctttctcccctcctcccccctgtgCGTTTGCCTCACATGTGCATACCACGCCGGAAGCGGGGGAGACTGTCTACCTGAGGGACCGTTTCTCTCGttccacacacgcgctcttccgcgcttctctctctccccgctccTCTGCGTCACGTGTCTGCCCCTGTCGGCGCTGGTGATCTCACGcgttctccttttcgttctGCTTATCGGCTTGGGCGTGGTAGTTGAGCCCGCCTGCGTTGTGCCTGGCTGTTtggcgcgcatgtgtgtggcCATCACAGCCTTGCGCGGGTTCTGCCTTGTGGGTGATTTCCCCCCTTCCGAATTTGTTTCCCAGCCCCCCGTCTTATTGCCGcctgcgtgcgtatgtgcgttGTAGCTGACGTCAAGCGCATGGTGCGCACGCATGCCGAAGTGCTTCGTTaccccctcttcgcttcttgTCGTCAGTGTTCATCTTTTTATCTTGGTGCTCACCGGGCTTGCCTCGACCACCTCTACCAACTCTCGacctcccttcccccaaTGCTGACCACAATGGCCACTACCGCTAtgcccacccccctctttctctctctttgaaTCTCCGCACGTCTGCGTATAATGGAGCATCATGCACACTCTCGCTCACTTTCACCTTCTCTGTTTGATTTTAATCCACCCGCACTTTTCGTCAGTTTTGACGCccaccggcaccggcgccgaccCGCATCGATGTGCGGCGCCTCCCCGTTGCCACGTAGAGCAAAGCCCGAGCAAATCGTGACCGTaacgcgacgacgacgacaacaacgaaagaaaaacaaagcaaaagagcggaaaagaggaaaggagggggtcTGTGGAGGTGAGGGGAAATGgccagcagcgatgcggaGGAGTGTGGCGATGGTGTAGTGTAGGGGAAGTGGGGAAGACTGGGCTAAATCCTTCTTTCACCGCTTgtccacccccctcctcctcctcctcctcctccttccgcAGGTCTAACGCTTgtgctctccccccttctcatcACATCACGGGAGACATGCCCCCCACACGCGCTGTGGCTGGTGTCACTTCGCCTCAGAGCTTTTGAGGATTGCAAAATGGCAACCATCAAACAGTAACAGCGGCACACCTGCCATACCGCTACACGTACTGACAACTTGAACTTCTCGTTCCTCTGCAtattctcttctgcttcctcCCCACGTCTCTCTTCATTCCTTTCAATTTTTGTCTTCGGCGGGCCATCGTCCACACTCTTCGTCGCCACACCCTTCTTCATCCTGGTCACCGCCATTACCACTGTAATGCACCTCTGCCGTCAATGGGgtgcttttcttccccctcgcAGATTCCACACACTGCAGAGAGGACGTCTGTTGTGTTCCTCTTTCCGGCAGCTCTCGTCCGCAAGCAAAGGCGCCAGCAACGGCAACACCGTAGGCCATCGCActcccccccctacacacacacgcacgcgtagGGCACCCAGAGAGTCAGCTGGTTATACCTAAACACGCAGACATACAGAGGTGGGTGAGTCGTACGTTGTGTCGTCGTTGTGTGcgctctccgcctcgcctctGTTGTTTGTTTTCCCTCACTTCCTGTGCGCTTGTTTGGCTTTAGACTAGAAGTATTTAACCGAACTCCAGTAACCGTAACCGGAAGCGAGGGGGGTTtgccgctccctccctctcctctcttctcttctcttctgcccccccttctctctttgtcctttcgtttctctctgatatcctccttccttttctcctaagggtgcgtgtgcgtgcgtgcattGAGCGCACCtacccacacatacacgccgGTGCAAGCGTGCATATAGGCATACGGAGACCAACGCTTGctcgccccccctcccctccctctctctcgtctggtgccttttttcttcgttgaCGGTTCCAAGAAAAATGCGGGCCATCGTTATGGAACTCCACCAGACCCACTTCTCGCGTCTTCGGggctgcactgccgcagtAGGCTTTGCTACATCGGCGCGCAGCACGGCCCCCAACATCACCGCCGCTTTCCacgccacaccaccaccaccaccgctccgTGCGCGGCATCAGATGAGCAAACTCATCAACTCTCACAGGCGGCACCGATTTGAGGCAGATGCCTTGTCTCCTACCTCTTCCGCCGTCGCCCTAGCGCCGTtgtcgctgccggtgctggtCGTCAGCGCCACAGCCGCGGAGGCGTTGAACATCCTGTCGTTGcagacagcgccgccatcgaaACAGCTGGCAAAGCTGCCGGTGCGCGTGCTCACACAGCTCGTGCAATGGCGCCGGCCACACGACTACTGTGCGTCCGTGTCGGCGTCTGCAGCGGGCGATGCTGGCTTGTATGGCGGTCACTCGTGTATGTGGACTGTCCGCGCCCGCCGCCGCGGGCTGGAAGTGTGTCTGCGCGCCGGCATCCGATGGGCGGCTGCAGTGACATCGtttgaagcagcagcacacccccGGCTGTCGACAGTGCCGTCGATGCTGCTCGAGTCCGTTTCCTCTCCCTACTCTTCTTGTGTCTACGCACAATCGATCATCCCTAGCGCGGCGGCAAACTCTGTGGACTCGTCCAGCACcggggccgccgctgccaccctgACCGGCTCGCTGCGCATAGCGAGGCGCTGCTACTCCTCCTTTACTCATGCAGAGGACCCAAAcgctaccgccgccgccgcatcggctACATCGCAGCTCgagggtgccgctgcgcaggtgtCAAGTGACAGTGCTGTAGGCAAGACAGAGCGCAGTGAGCGGCGGCTGGGTGATCACGAGCGCGATGccgccgacagcagcagcaacgtccATGAGAAGTCtacagaggagcagaagacgAAGGAGGATGGCGAGgtggctgcggtgccgcCTTTTCCCGAAATCTACTCAGCCTTCTGCACCCTTCAACTCGTCCAAGATGACGGCCGCGTTGTGCGCGAGTGGACGGTGGCGCATGTGAAGCAGGCATACCGTAcgctggcgaagcagctgcaccccGACGTTAccggcggtgacgacgagCTGATGGAGCAGGTGAACACATCATACGACCTGATCATGAGCTTGtccgcggaggtggcggataATTACCGCATGTGGCTGGAGATGGGCGGtgaggcagagctgcagctgcagcgcgctcaGGAGCAGCAAGAACTGCTCCGCTCGCGCTGGACGCTTCGTGAAGTGGAGCAGCTCATGATGGTGGGGTGGTGCGGCACGCTCTCTGGTATCGCTATGTATGCCGTGTGGCGTGCTCTCTACGGCACCTCGTCGGTGCCCAACTCTGTGGGTGGTACAGCTGCCATCAGAGGCACTGCTGTCGCTGACCGCAGTAAGATGTATTACGGCATCAACGCGGCGGATGTGCGCTCCGCTAGTACTCGACTGACGCTCCCGCAGGCAGGCGCGACAGTGTCGACGGCTGCAGGCGTGCAATACGGTGTGGTAAGTatcggcggcagcgcgctgtGGATACCACCACATCTGTCCTTtcaggtgctgcggcgggtGCGGACAGCCGTGTCGCACTACGCCTTAGCGGTGGCACTCACGCTGGCGGCGTGGATGAAGACTGTCatgctgcagcgcgttcTTCAGCGGATGCTCgacggccgcggcggtggtgcaggctgACGGAGTGCGACGGGGAAGCGAcagaggggaggtggagcggcggcgcgagGGGCATGCGCATGGAGACGTGCGAGAACGGACCAGGAAATCAGTAAGCGGTGACTGCACCCTCTACTCTCGCTGTTACTGCGGCTTCCGTCGGCACCACGTCTGCTCTTTTTCGCCTTTCattcgtcgtcgtcttctcgctccttctgcgCGCCCTTTCGCCATACTCGAAAGACGTTGTACTGGCGCACTCGTAGCGCGTGTCATCTTCATCctcgaccccctcccccctccttccagGCCAATTCCACCCCATGAAAAGCATGAGAGAGCGGAAGGTGGGTGATGAGATGAGGGGTGAGGGAtaagggggcgggggaggccCGATAGAAataaaggggagagagacggtgtGAAATTCGTTAGCCCTGTCTTTCCACGATCTCCTTGTTGCCTCCTCTTGTCCACCGCCtgccaccccttctctctctctctctgtcgttaGACCGCTGGGGTCGTTGCACCAGTGGACGTCACAGTGCAGGTGGTGCGTTGTTTCTATTAACTCGGTGGCTCTGTCTCAGCGGTGATTGTGGGTTGTTGTGGCGGCGATAGTGGTGACACTCGTGGCGCGCGACTTGCATTTTGTGGTTTAGCGCCTGTAGCAGTGCATCACGGCTGAGGGCGGCTACTTTTTGAAATACCTActactactgctgctgcccatgtTACTGCTGCCCCTCGTtagctctcctcctccacttgTGCTGTTCCCGCTGTCAGcgcccttcttttttttcccttttcatttttgtATGCGGCTGTGCTCCTGTGCGGCTTCagttcctcctcgcctctctgtTACAgcggctctctttctctctctctccccctctgtctgtctctcctccgcttctcctcttttcctctcccccctccctgccagAACAACTGAAGATATCAACCGAACACGTGTTGTTCAactcctcttcgcttctctcttcatcgtACAAGacgacagagggagaagtgaGGGGTGTCTGGCGGCGATCGCGTGCGTCTCGctccgtgtgcgtgctggtTGGCCCGCGCCTTCTGCTGTTTTCCCTGTTTTAagccaccacccacccctctgatgacggtggggaggggaggggagacacTCGCCCCAGTGCGTGGTAGCTCAGGGTCCAGCACACTCCCCCCACAGAGTGGGGAGGCCGAGCAgtctcccctttctctgccaatgccgaaatacctctggcggtgacagacTCAAGTGCCTTCGTCAAGAGGGTGGAGGTTTTAGAGCGGTTTACcactgctgatgtcggcggtcaggttGCGCATGGCGTGGCATCAGAGTTAAGACAATGCACACGCCTGTACAACCTCTATGGCAGGCGAGGTGTCAGTgtgactcgaacgcatcGCCCCTCGCTCTTACCGCCTACTGGTGTGCGgggcgcctgcgccacctcgaGGCGTATGCGCGAAGTGGCGACCTGCGcaatgggagcggctgtgaggcgtcCTGCGAGGCGGGGCGTGGATAGTGTTTGAGGGAGGGgagccgtgctccgatgactgaGCTGGCGAACTGCCGTAATgcgtgtgtctacggctgcttcgcacgctGCGATGGGCTTGCGTCAGAACGAGGCATAGTGGAGCTGAGCAGATGTTATATGACAGAGAATGAGCCCATTGAAGCGGTTAATTACCCCTAACGTACTTCTCTCCCACTCGTCCCACGGGAGgtgacggggggggggcgggagaaggaggcgtAGTTCAGCTACTTGTTCATTCCtcgttttccctctcccccccttctctctctgtcggtTGTTTGGGGCGCCACTGCATCTTCTCTACTGGTCCCCTCCGCTCGCTTTTTCTGGGGTTTACTTTTCGCGTATTATCAAGCTCGATGCGaattacccccccccccctgccgccgctgttgcgtgtgcgtgcgtgaatGCCGCATGACAGACAAACGCGTTTGCTCAGTTGTTGCTCGCATGTGAGTCGagtactcccccccccccacacacacacccacactgaCCCACCCATGTTGTGAGCGGATCAGCGCGGgtgaaggtgtgtgtgtgtgggtggtggtggttgggCATTTGCGGCCgatctctttctcgctcttccgatcccccctttctcccctcgttcccttctctttttctgcttGCGGCCTTCGTCGGCGGCGCGcgctctcgccttctctgtgGAATTCTTATCGAGTCGTCGTATCATTcacttttcccctttccttcctcgtATCAttcttcgcctctctcctcaccaAAAGACTcactcgcacacgcgcgccggAGCGCTCTGGAATGGGTCTCTGTGCGTTCCGCCAACTACGAGGCCGCAGGAACACGACGCATAGCCGTATGTGTGTCAGCCTACGTGCTGTCATCTCAGCACAGGGGTAGCCACGCAGCCTTGTTGGACGTAGCACACCGCAGTCCCACGTAAAAACATAGAGGAACACGAAGCTACGTAAGGTGACGCCCCGCATTCGGCCACACACCGGTGCCATCACGCACACTCGTGTGCACGCGTACACCGCCTCACGTTCTCCaacccctccttcctcagcTTGGTACACGGCGCACCGCCTTCACTCCATTCCTCCGTTCTCatccccccttctttctcctctcgcCCCCACTACTCAAGTTACCGTatgccgcaccgccactggcaagggctcccttcccccctcctccctctgtcaCTTCGCTCTCCCCGTGCGTGCCTCCGCAACCGCACAGAGTGGCCTTCATCGCAGAGGTTCAGGCCGTAGTAGCCTCAACAAAACCTACACCCACTCAAGTGCCCTTTCGGAATTGGGGTTGGCGCGCGTTCGGTGCGCGCGACTCGTTCGTGTTTTCGCTGTTTTCGtaagtgcgtgcgtgtgtgtgtttgtgtgtgtgtgtgtgtgtgtgtgtgtgtgcgcttgcgttgatggcgctgctgttcttttTCACTAGTAGTCCCCCATCTCCGCTGCTTCCTCCTTCGCGCGCCGCATTTTGTGGATTAGGGGCCAGCGGCTGCGAAAATTTGCACGAGCGGTGGGAATTCTTCCACCCACCGCGTGTGACGCGGCGCTGTGTTGTTCGCACAAATactctgccgccgctgccctttCGTTGGAAGCCCGAGGAAAATGCACGTCCCACCGTCTCCTCTCCTGAGGTGTTTCTCCCCTTCATCTGCAACCGCCATGACGGCGAGAACCGGCTACTACCTCAAGCGGGCATTGCACcccgctgcggtgctctTCCACTCGAGTCAGcgcggct
Above is a genomic segment from Leishmania panamensis strain MHOM/PA/94/PSC-1 chromosome 7 sequence containing:
- a CDS encoding hypothetical protein (TriTrypDB/GeneDB-style sysID: LpmP.07.0820); its protein translation is MRTRSFHRAVTATGFLYRCISSGSSQHQQRQCVAAGELRAALRTLGLTEESTDADVKRAFQAFAIQHHPDTNTALVAAPSDAGEAIRGNERSAAQAAERMRLGTEAYHLLRQIPFEVRRHILRGEGRLRGPHDTPFVFTEEEYAKVQRVYQGDHRRRRHRGGRGRGRCDGDSGEDLFDTRTEEGRRRIARLNEFQARIAEMRRRGIRDDLPPWQVYESGKGAGTAGHSGSASTSGGSVGDEQQGRYGSPATYSGPRNPHRLGLHFFNATAASLRGVRDLYRSRPPFLGMDCSSYDRPLSAARVAPEISASTYLRQYILMKSCAQGKAIADRVMRWPLRQLLLLTCLSAAMTMMAAIVGSRPTGLQKG
- a CDS encoding 6-phosphofructo-2-kinase/fructose-2,6-biphosphatase, putative (TriTrypDB/GeneDB-style sysID: LpmP.07.0830); this translates as MESNTAVTPPPSDTDAAALKGDARATATHHVNMQRSNGGVSALAHASSSRVRTLASASSYSTTAQAAAMSPSLPKSGVSSATSHVKAVMLHGVTHPTAHPVAEAEQPNHNFSFQAGEEPARANVTTSAAMHSDALCRGSPQLECHTFVDPHADTVEAEASAPCRLQARHHHHCGHYHCGHSDAHRSRPASVGKGAAATATTTTAAASATNTHLCVSSQDLPLIHHSNTSDGSGSRGTSCSSSGSSGRHSTRSYDNLTVSCASAASFMGSQTPVNFINTAYHRWFSPELLCLGCEAIVERIVGQRPRPYHRWVWRKAKDYQELHALNVHKNNAYQNPAAAADHPVVVEAMTGCVAAVHPDTAFKASPTASSTLSPGGAAGGVSQGTRRASLKVPLPTVLSDSSSSPVAGVVGLTDAGERVSNSGRCATADSSAPSWATAATPPTKSPSGLNHLPSTGSTENAAGGSELLHTSSTEKDMPFGVMSQLSVYTIPTSQQGPQYFKTTTEDGTKTLVIVMMGLPARGKTFLAQKICRLLGWHGSRAKVQNIQVAWRRMLLDWEAAHPERVTCSSSGEAPVGQEASASAAEARIGDEVPSCERGASHGIPRPTGAAGEEGTITASLPATATVVPVQPAFTRSDRLAGRHSTQSDVTRNVPSVVTGSLNASLRRATATNISSVPTLASTFTPAATKTATATTTYTNATTAAKSSPSCSLSDIGAAAGQRSSVNTPFLCLDRNTPSVCPSMQAHTAALLEDSTATPLPASAAASSLLSGTHFPATTVANVTEKRSRGSVTRHSPTADTPPETTSDGGAPRLEASAGIAPHITRCVDNSPLPAEVLRTRHFRELIEQPTSVARRLYRYVLQSFAEDCRLFFQHGGEVVVVNDDFITEELRQEAERLFRPLAAQFFYIEVIRDAEEDPLDLVRCKARDPVEYPLSDINPGSAADDLHERLAFLESVYETLKEAPQMKSNARQTPTTSAAGAAATATEVATGASVNTADGHSAKTQDEGETAIACSPTTLSQSKHHQQQLAPPRSYVKIMNSNTIETQGVSGYLASRIISYVMSLSQVKIQHPIYFVLHGESLYNVEGRIGGNPSLTEQGMLDAVALLEFLGSLKRRLEHVDREQYVHNQKQEHHSRAVGDSESCSSATAAFSPNMVGTLEMWTSQLQRAIQTTELSERLLNIRTLRWSSLNEIHAGVCEDMTYAEVKERYPLIDYFRRRNKYSFRYPEGESYQDLVIRLEPVIMELENADKVVVVVAHQAVLRCLLAYFGSTSAESSIGVEVPHRTVWRCTYDSKGIASLDELKLDNYEVGLHLPKGKGSQVESATNPSSP
- a CDS encoding DNAJ-domain transmembrane-like protein (TriTrypDB/GeneDB-style sysID: LpmP.07.0840); translated protein: MSKLINSHRRHRFEADALSPTSSAVALAPLSLPVLVVSATAAEALNILSLQTAPPSKQLAKLPVRVLTQLVQWRRPHDYCASVSASAAGDAGLYGGHSCMWTVRARRRGLEVCLRAGIRWAAAVTSFEAAAHPRLSTVPSMLLESVSSPYSSCVYAQSIIPSAAANSVDSSSTGAAAATLTGSLRIARRCYSSFTHAEDPNATAAAASATSQLEGAAAQVSSDSAVGKTERSERRLGDHERDAADSSSNVHEKSTEEQKTKEDGEVAAVPPFPEIYSAFCTLQLVQDDGRVVREWTVAHVKQAYRTLAKQLHPDVTGGDDELMEQVNTSYDLIMSLSAEVADNYRMWLEMGGEAELQLQRAQEQQELLRSRWTLREVEQLMMVGWCGTLSGIAMYAVWRALYGTSSVPNSVGGTAAIRGTAVADRSKMYYGINAADVRSASTRLTLPQAGATVSTAAGVQYGVVSIGGSALWIPPHLSFQVLRRVRTAVSHYALAVALTLAAWMKTVMLQRVLQRMLDGRGGGAG